In one Solanum dulcamara chromosome 1, daSolDulc1.2, whole genome shotgun sequence genomic region, the following are encoded:
- the LOC129893685 gene encoding glutamine synthetase nodule isozyme-like, translating into MTLAFANAAIVLCKREGQEALPSRTRPEAYRKPWEVNEGSFQTKIDITEVTANVRIFIRLEFQVGLAVGISPYDDLWVAHHIFVKIAEATDVIVSFDLKPVEGECNVTAAHTNYSTKSMRSDGGLEVIKKAIEKLAKRHKEHIASYGVGNEPCLTGEHEITDINTLNFGIADCGTSIRIRRDTEKAGKGYLEDRRPSSNMDPYVVTTMIAETTILWK; encoded by the exons ATGACTTTAGCCTTTGCTAATGCGGCTATAGTGCTCTGCAAACGCGAAGGCCAAGAGGCTTTGCCTTCGCGAACGCGGCCAGAGGCCT ATCGAAAGCCTTGGGAAGTGAATGAAGGCTCATTCCAGACCAAAATCGATATTACAGAGGTGACTGCAaatgttagaattttcatccga TTGGAATTTCAAGTTGGACTAGCAGTAGGCATTTCTCCTTATGATGACCTTTGGGTTGCGCATCATATTTTTGTA AAGATTGCAGAAGCAACTGATGTAATTGTTTCTTTTGATCTGAAACCTGTTGAG GGTGAATGTAATGTTACTGCTGCTCATACAAATTATAG TACCAAGTCCATGAGGTCTGATGGAGGGCTAGAAGTAATAAAGAAGGCCATAGAGAAGCTTGCCAAGAGGCACAAGGAGCATATTGCTTCTTATGGGGTTGGCAATGAGCCTTGTCTTACAGGAGAGCATGAAATAACTGACATTAACACCTTAAATTTT GGAATAGCAGATTGTGGAACATCCATTAGGATTAGAAGGGACACAGAAAAAGCAGGAAAAGGATACTTGGAGGATAGGAGGCCTTCTTCAAACATGGATCCATATGTGGTGACTACTATGATTGCAGAAACAACCATCCTCTGGAAATAA